A genomic stretch from Amycolatopsis sp. 195334CR includes:
- a CDS encoding P-loop NTPase fold protein — protein sequence MTDPNEHEYRRLGVIGSVACSVATTSRPWALKIDAIVVPVGEGLGELGQALEEQYPTAAWSTVSFDSVVPQLPRAIELPGPGPRLAILVSSMSAEEQDAATAVMGAVSLAIRTGVTALGMPLLTAGLMGNSAAVAAGAVVPAAIASLDGMTGTVLRRLVFFAKSREDTEAIRTAFAGGEPAEAALELEGGVSRDLVDPNRSIPLEDDQLDVAPYVSMLATVIADPATPLPLSVGVFGEWGSGKSYFMGLLRGEVERLTSQDIVQIGFNAWHYADSNLWASLGDEIFRQLAGVDAKSPERAERIRAELAERLDQRRRLEAETQEAREAAATLQSEVDAAAAGRERSAEVLVAALRNSTAFRDRVDRLWHRLGVTAEAEQGRLLAEQMRGSLDDAAVLRRLPGERHGKIALALAAVILVVGLVAPLAREWLAGVAALFTVFAGTGITVLARVRSGMRGLRELSEDLHTGITQAAEAELPEKLEALRAAEAQQRVAEAQLAEVVSQVGELGRQLTQLTPGRRLYTFLADRARSESYAGNLGIISTIRKDFEQLVKLMAEWREHPDEGNPRPVDRIVLYIDDLDRCSPRQVAEVLQAVHLLLAFELFVVVVGVDPRWLLRALRSHYAEILDDGVTPEDYLEKIVNIPLVLPGLAADGMTRLLRSMVRTTPREPVTWSSPKPAGADQAAIQIEAGSEVDSQRTSARPVEPRPLTEPELKLLSTLDSLVATPREAKRLVNLYRMVRSTRDLSVASRFLGQDGEPGEYQAVVLLLALLTAHARLLCDVLDTRPDPENAITGGLVHRDPSSSWYEFVDDLEPRDGRNRVAGAVGRLGDWRRLHAGLVRVSAEVDLPDVSALQRWEPRIRRFSYLLQRR from the coding sequence ATGACCGATCCGAACGAGCACGAGTACCGGCGGCTCGGGGTGATTGGTTCCGTCGCGTGCTCGGTGGCCACGACGAGCCGCCCCTGGGCGCTCAAGATCGATGCGATCGTGGTGCCGGTCGGCGAAGGGCTCGGCGAACTCGGCCAGGCACTCGAGGAGCAGTATCCCACCGCGGCGTGGAGCACCGTCTCGTTCGACAGCGTTGTCCCGCAGCTGCCGAGGGCGATCGAGCTGCCTGGTCCCGGCCCGAGGCTGGCGATCCTGGTTTCGTCGATGTCGGCGGAGGAACAGGACGCCGCGACAGCGGTGATGGGGGCTGTTTCGCTCGCGATCCGCACCGGCGTCACCGCTCTGGGAATGCCGTTGCTCACCGCCGGGCTGATGGGCAATTCGGCGGCGGTGGCGGCCGGGGCGGTGGTGCCCGCGGCCATTGCCTCGCTCGACGGGATGACCGGAACCGTGCTGCGGCGGCTGGTGTTCTTCGCGAAGAGCCGGGAAGACACCGAAGCGATCCGCACCGCGTTCGCCGGCGGTGAACCGGCTGAAGCCGCGCTCGAGCTGGAAGGCGGGGTGAGCCGGGACCTCGTCGACCCCAATCGGAGCATTCCGCTCGAAGACGATCAGCTGGACGTCGCGCCCTACGTTTCGATGCTGGCGACGGTGATCGCCGATCCGGCTACGCCGTTACCGTTGTCGGTGGGGGTGTTCGGCGAATGGGGCAGCGGCAAGAGCTACTTCATGGGCCTGCTCCGCGGCGAGGTGGAACGCCTGACCAGCCAGGACATCGTGCAGATCGGCTTCAACGCCTGGCACTACGCCGACAGCAACCTCTGGGCCAGCCTCGGCGACGAGATCTTCCGGCAGCTCGCCGGCGTCGACGCGAAGTCACCGGAACGCGCCGAGCGGATCCGCGCCGAACTCGCCGAGCGGCTCGACCAGCGACGCCGGCTGGAGGCGGAAACCCAGGAGGCACGCGAAGCCGCGGCCACCCTGCAGTCCGAAGTGGACGCTGCCGCGGCCGGGCGGGAGCGCAGCGCCGAGGTGCTCGTCGCGGCGTTGCGGAACTCCACCGCCTTCCGCGACCGCGTCGACCGGCTGTGGCACCGGCTCGGCGTCACCGCGGAAGCCGAACAGGGGCGGCTGCTGGCCGAGCAGATGCGCGGCTCGCTCGACGACGCGGCCGTGTTGCGGCGGCTGCCCGGCGAACGGCACGGCAAGATCGCGCTCGCCCTGGCCGCAGTGATCCTGGTCGTCGGGCTGGTGGCGCCGCTGGCCCGCGAGTGGCTCGCCGGGGTCGCCGCGTTGTTCACCGTGTTCGCCGGGACCGGCATCACCGTGCTCGCCCGCGTCCGCTCCGGGATGCGCGGCCTGCGCGAACTGAGCGAGGACCTCCACACCGGCATCACCCAGGCCGCCGAGGCCGAACTGCCGGAGAAGCTGGAGGCCCTGCGCGCGGCCGAGGCGCAGCAACGGGTCGCCGAGGCGCAGCTCGCGGAAGTCGTTTCCCAGGTGGGAGAACTCGGCAGGCAGCTCACCCAGCTCACCCCGGGACGGCGCCTGTACACCTTTCTCGCCGACCGCGCGCGCAGCGAGTCCTACGCCGGCAACCTCGGCATCATCTCCACCATCCGCAAGGATTTCGAGCAGCTGGTCAAGCTGATGGCCGAGTGGCGCGAGCACCCGGACGAGGGGAACCCGCGCCCGGTCGACCGGATCGTGCTCTACATCGACGACCTGGACCGCTGCAGCCCGCGGCAGGTGGCCGAGGTGCTGCAGGCGGTGCACCTGCTGCTCGCCTTCGAACTCTTCGTCGTGGTCGTCGGGGTCGACCCGCGCTGGCTGCTGCGCGCGCTGCGGAGCCACTACGCGGAGATACTGGACGACGGGGTCACGCCCGAGGACTACTTGGAGAAGATCGTCAACATCCCGCTGGTGCTGCCGGGCCTGGCCGCGGACGGGATGACCCGGCTGCTCCGGTCGATGGTGCGGACCACGCCGCGCGAGCCGGTGACCTGGTCCTCGCCGAAGCCCGCCGGGGCCGACCAGGCCGCCATCCAGATCGAGGCCGGGTCCGAAGTGGACAGCCAGCGCACGTCGGCGCGCCCGGTGGAACCCCGGCCGCTCACCGAACCCGAGCTGAAACTGCTGTCCACTCTGGACTCGCTGGTGGCCACCCCGCGCGAGGCGAAGCGGCTGGTGAACCTGTACCGCATGGTGCGCTCCACGCGTGACCTCTCGGTGGCTTCCCGGTTCCTCGGCCAGGACGGCGAACCGGGGGAGTACCAGGCCGTCGTGCTGCTGCTGGCCCTGCTCACCGCGCACGCGCGCCTGCTGTGCGACGTGCTCGACACCCGGCCCGACCCGGAAAACGCCATCACCGGCGGGCTGGTGCACCGCGACCCGTCGAGCAGCTGGTACGAGTTCGTCGACGACCTCGAACCGCGTGACGGGCGCAACCGGGTCGCCGGTGCGGTCGGACGGCTCGGGGACTGGCGGCGGCTGCACGCCGGGCTGGTCCGGGTCTCCGCCGAGGTGGACCTGCCCGACGTGTCGGCGTTGCAGCGGTGGGAGCCGCGCATCCGGCGGTTCTCCTACCTGCTTCAGCGGCGGTAG
- a CDS encoding class I SAM-dependent methyltransferase — translation MTTTEIRAGWRTPAAFYRLISSPALRAAFGWDLRSRDVRWVRPVEGMTCLEVGSGGGFYTRALAGHLGAGSELIALDPDAGSLEVLRERLTGAPGARMRYQAGDGCALPLPESSVDALFYGYSLEEFSDPLAAIHDAHRVLRPGGQLVLFLWRPVIGRRRRAPVLELLESTFTRERVSAGPQNIRLSYRR, via the coding sequence ATGACCACGACCGAGATCAGGGCGGGCTGGCGCACCCCGGCGGCGTTCTACCGGCTGATCAGCTCGCCCGCGCTGCGGGCGGCGTTCGGCTGGGACCTGCGCTCCCGCGACGTCCGCTGGGTGCGCCCGGTCGAGGGCATGACCTGCCTCGAAGTCGGCAGCGGCGGCGGGTTCTACACCCGCGCGCTGGCCGGGCACCTCGGCGCGGGCAGCGAGCTGATCGCGCTCGACCCCGACGCGGGCAGCCTCGAAGTGCTGCGCGAGCGGCTGACCGGCGCGCCGGGCGCGCGGATGCGCTACCAGGCCGGGGACGGCTGCGCCCTGCCGCTGCCGGAGTCCAGTGTGGACGCGTTGTTCTACGGCTACAGCCTGGAGGAGTTCAGCGACCCGCTGGCCGCCATCCACGACGCGCACCGGGTCCTGCGGCCCGGCGGGCAGCTGGTCCTGTTCCTGTGGCGGCCGGTGATCGGGCGCCGCCGCCGGGCGCCGGTGCTCGAGCTGCTGGAGTCGACCTTCACCAGGGAGCGGGTTTCGGCCGGGCCGCAGAACATCCGCCTGTCCTACCGCCGCTGA
- a CDS encoding MFS transporter has protein sequence MGRTEALVRRRWAVLAILCASLLLVSIDATVLHMALPAIAEDLRPDATEQLWIIAVYSLLAAPLLLAFGTLGDHYGRRRVLVLGYVVFGLASFAAVFSVNVPMLIAARALLGVGGAMIMPATLSILRQAFPDRAERRTAIGVWSGVAGSGAVLGPLLGGFLVQEFSWHAAFAINVPVMLAALPLTYWLIPESADPPEGRWDLLSALLAAGGVLGVAFAIKQTPHGGSMSVLGPAAGLAGVALLVVFVRRQRRLVSPLLDLALFRRRAFSVAVGSVLLVMLSLVGLGLLFAQYLQLVLVLEPMEAALRLLFVMVAAVVGSLVAAPMLRWFEGRAVTVGGFAVVGLALGAAALWLDTTENLWLLGPVLVAVGFGISVALTAASDALLAAAPAEQAGAASAVEETAYELGAGLGVAVLGSIAAGVYTAAFPAVAGVPPHEAELAGRGLTDAAEAASGLPEPVAGQLLEAARGAFVDGMTVALATGFITFAVAAIAAARLLPKTGVAR, from the coding sequence ATGGGGAGGACCGAGGCGCTGGTGCGCCGTCGCTGGGCGGTGCTCGCGATCCTGTGCGCCAGCCTGCTGCTGGTCTCGATCGACGCGACCGTGCTGCACATGGCGCTGCCCGCGATCGCCGAGGACCTGCGCCCGGACGCCACCGAGCAGCTGTGGATCATCGCGGTGTACTCGCTGCTGGCCGCGCCGCTGCTGCTGGCCTTCGGCACGCTCGGCGACCACTACGGCAGGCGGCGCGTGCTGGTGCTCGGCTACGTGGTGTTCGGGCTGGCGTCGTTCGCCGCGGTGTTCTCGGTGAACGTGCCGATGCTGATCGCCGCGCGGGCGCTGCTCGGCGTCGGCGGCGCGATGATCATGCCCGCCACGCTGTCCATCCTGCGGCAGGCCTTCCCCGATCGCGCCGAGCGGCGCACCGCCATCGGCGTCTGGAGCGGGGTGGCCGGGTCCGGCGCGGTGCTGGGCCCGCTGCTCGGCGGTTTCCTGGTGCAGGAGTTCAGCTGGCACGCCGCGTTCGCCATCAACGTGCCGGTGATGCTGGCCGCGCTGCCGCTGACCTACTGGCTGATCCCGGAGTCCGCCGATCCGCCCGAGGGCCGGTGGGACCTGCTCAGCGCGCTGCTCGCGGCGGGCGGCGTGCTCGGCGTGGCGTTCGCGATCAAGCAGACCCCGCACGGCGGTTCGATGTCCGTGCTCGGCCCGGCGGCCGGGCTGGCCGGGGTGGCGCTGCTGGTGGTGTTCGTCCGGCGGCAGCGGCGGCTGGTCTCGCCGCTGCTCGACCTCGCGCTGTTCCGGCGGCGCGCGTTCAGCGTGGCGGTCGGCAGCGTGCTGCTGGTGATGCTGTCGCTGGTCGGGCTCGGCCTGCTGTTCGCCCAGTACCTGCAACTGGTGCTGGTGCTCGAACCGATGGAGGCCGCGCTGCGGCTGCTGTTCGTGATGGTCGCGGCGGTGGTCGGCAGCCTGGTCGCGGCCCCGATGCTGCGCTGGTTCGAGGGCCGCGCGGTGACCGTCGGCGGGTTCGCCGTGGTCGGGCTGGCGCTCGGCGCGGCGGCGCTGTGGCTGGACACCACGGAGAACCTGTGGCTGCTCGGGCCGGTGCTGGTCGCGGTCGGCTTCGGCATCTCGGTGGCGCTCACGGCCGCCTCCGACGCGCTGCTGGCCGCCGCGCCGGCCGAACAGGCCGGTGCCGCCTCGGCGGTCGAGGAGACCGCGTACGAACTGGGTGCCGGGCTCGGCGTGGCGGTGCTGGGCAGCATCGCCGCCGGTGTCTACACCGCCGCTTTCCCCGCCGTCGCGGGCGTTCCACCGCACGAGGCGGAACTCGCCGGACGCGGGCTGACCGATGCGGCCGAGGCCGCGTCGGGCCTTCCGGAGCCGGTCGCCGGGCAGCTGCTCGAAGCGGCGCGCGGCGCGTTCGTCGACGGCATGACCGTCGCGCTCGCCACCGGCTTCATCACCTTCGCCGTCGCCGCCATCGCCGCGGCCCGGCTGCTACCGAAGACAGGAGTCGCACGATGA
- a CDS encoding MFS transporter, protein MYLGGLLGPFGAGVVVAMLPELAATYGTSPAGAASSLTVYLVPFAAIMLVSGTLGERWGVVRTLRVAYAAYAATALLALVAPWFWLFLTARGLQGAANAFITPLLLAQLAAVTPRDRLGRSLGLFAAMQALGHTTAPLVGGLAAELSWPWAFAGIAVTALALAAAPLPAAPGQAEAGPRADWRSVVRPSVVPGVLVLVGWGCLAGLSFLVAFRLEDVFGLSSGPRGLALTAFGAAGFLTARLSGAFADRFGPVVALVTGLLGGGAVVALLGLAGSLPVLVAAWAIGGVVAQLISVGTNTLVITRAGTARNGAISVVQALRFLGMACSPLAFTGLYHADPRLGFLVPAAVLVLATPILVRAR, encoded by the coding sequence GTGTATCTGGGCGGGCTCCTCGGGCCGTTCGGGGCGGGTGTGGTGGTGGCGATGCTGCCCGAGCTCGCCGCCACCTACGGCACCAGCCCGGCCGGGGCGGCCTCCTCGCTGACGGTGTACCTCGTGCCGTTCGCGGCCATCATGCTGGTCTCGGGCACGCTCGGTGAGCGTTGGGGCGTGGTCCGCACCCTGCGCGTCGCCTATGCGGCCTACGCGGCGACCGCCCTGCTGGCACTGGTCGCGCCCTGGTTCTGGCTGTTCCTGACGGCACGCGGGCTGCAGGGCGCTGCCAACGCGTTCATCACCCCGCTGCTCCTCGCCCAACTGGCCGCGGTCACCCCGCGTGACCGGCTGGGCCGTTCGCTCGGGCTGTTCGCCGCGATGCAGGCGCTCGGGCACACCACCGCGCCGCTGGTCGGCGGGCTGGCCGCGGAGCTGTCGTGGCCCTGGGCCTTCGCCGGGATCGCGGTCACCGCGCTCGCGCTGGCCGCCGCTCCCCTGCCCGCCGCCCCCGGCCAGGCCGAAGCCGGTCCCCGCGCGGACTGGCGGTCCGTGGTCCGGCCGTCGGTGGTGCCGGGTGTGCTGGTGCTCGTCGGCTGGGGCTGCCTGGCCGGGTTGTCCTTCCTGGTCGCGTTCCGGCTGGAGGACGTCTTCGGGCTCAGCTCGGGGCCGCGCGGGCTCGCGCTCACCGCGTTCGGCGCGGCCGGGTTCCTCACCGCCCGGCTGAGCGGGGCGTTCGCCGACCGGTTCGGGCCGGTGGTCGCGCTGGTCACCGGGCTGCTCGGCGGCGGGGCCGTGGTCGCGCTGCTCGGGCTGGCCGGGTCGCTGCCGGTGCTCGTCGCGGCCTGGGCGATCGGCGGCGTGGTCGCCCAGCTGATCTCGGTCGGCACGAACACGCTGGTGATCACCCGGGCGGGCACCGCGCGCAACGGCGCGATCTCGGTGGTCCAGGCACTGCGGTTCCTCGGCATGGCCTGTTCCCCGCTGGCCTTCACCGGCCTCTACCACGCCGATCCGCGCCTGGGCTTCCTCGTGCCGGCGGCGGTGCTCGTGCTCGCCACCCCGATCCTGGTACGCGCCCGATGA
- a CDS encoding PAC2 family protein has protein sequence MSEPEQPNSPHAEPAPEAADDGKPVMVVAFEGWNDAGDAASTAIEHLQLNWDATPLVELNPDEYYDFQVSRPTVRMVDGVTRRVEWPTTRLAVCHPEGFGRDVVLVQGPEPNMRWRAFCTELLEHMEHLQVSTVVTLGALLADTPHTRPVPVTGTAYDAAAAARFGLERNRYQGPTGIVGVLQDACVQAGIPAVSVWAAVPHYVSHPPSPKATLALLHKLEDILDVEIPLGALPEQAEEWQRTVSEMADEDEEIRDYVRSLEERDTELTVDEASGDKIAAEFERYLRRRRPGGLG, from the coding sequence GTGAGTGAGCCCGAACAGCCGAACAGCCCGCACGCCGAGCCGGCCCCGGAAGCCGCCGACGACGGCAAACCCGTCATGGTGGTCGCCTTCGAGGGCTGGAACGACGCAGGTGACGCGGCCAGCACCGCGATCGAGCACCTGCAGCTGAACTGGGACGCGACCCCGCTGGTCGAGCTCAACCCCGACGAGTACTACGACTTCCAGGTGAGCAGGCCCACTGTCCGCATGGTGGACGGCGTCACTCGAAGGGTGGAATGGCCGACCACCCGCCTGGCGGTATGCCACCCGGAGGGTTTCGGCCGCGACGTGGTGCTGGTGCAGGGGCCCGAGCCGAACATGCGCTGGCGCGCGTTCTGCACCGAGTTGCTCGAGCACATGGAGCACCTCCAGGTGTCCACCGTGGTGACGCTGGGCGCGCTGCTGGCCGACACCCCGCACACGCGGCCGGTCCCGGTCACCGGCACGGCCTACGACGCGGCCGCCGCCGCGCGCTTCGGCCTGGAGCGCAACCGCTACCAGGGCCCGACCGGCATCGTCGGCGTGCTGCAGGACGCGTGCGTGCAGGCGGGGATCCCGGCGGTGTCGGTGTGGGCCGCGGTGCCGCACTACGTCTCGCACCCGCCGTCGCCGAAGGCCACGCTGGCGCTGCTGCACAAGCTCGAGGACATCCTCGACGTGGAGATCCCGCTCGGGGCGCTGCCCGAGCAGGCCGAGGAGTGGCAGCGGACGGTCTCGGAGATGGCCGACGAGGACGAGGAGATCCGCGACTACGTGCGGTCGCTGGAGGAGCGGGACACCGAGCTCACCGTGGACGAGGCCAGCGGCGACAAGATCGCCGCCGAGTTCGAACGCTACCTCCGGCGCCGCCGCCCCGGCGGCCTCGGCTAA
- the metH gene encoding methionine synthase, with the protein MAERLSSPLLDALAERVVVADGAMGTALQAHDLSLDDFDGLEGCNEILNVTRPDVVREIHRGYLEAGADAVETNTFGCNFANLAEYDIEDRIFELSEIGARLARETADEFATPDQPRFVLGSVGPGTKLPTLGHAPYARLRDAYVQEVRGLLAGGADAVLVETTQDILQTKASIVAAHRAMAAEGRRVPIIASITVETTGTMLLGTEVGAALQALEPLGIDLIGLNCATGPAEMSEHLRQLSKHAKVPLTVMPNAGLPELGPNGAVYPLGPEGLAEALAGFVREFGVGLVGGCCGTTDEHIRQLVAAVRETERAQRRPRPEPGVSSLYQAVPFEQDASVLMIGERTNANGSKAFREAMLEGRWEDCVAIARDQTRDGAHMLDVCVDYVGRDGAADMAEIASRFATASTLPIMLDSTEIDVIRTGLEHLGGRCAVNSVNYEDGDGPESRFTKVMELVAEFGAAVVALTIDEEGQARTAEHKVAIADRLITDITTNYGLAESDIIIDTLTFTIATGQEESRRDAIETIEAIRELKRRHPEVQTTLGLSNISFGLNAAARQVLNSVFLHECVQAGLGTAIVHASKILPMSKIPDEQRKVALDLVYDRRADGYDPLQAFMALFEGVTASSSKESRAQELAKLPLFDRLERRIVDGERNGLDEDLAEALQTRPALEIINNTLLSGMKTVGELFGSGQMQLPFVLQSAEVMKAAVAYLEPHMEKDDSGGKGRIVLATVKGDVHDIGKNLVDIILSNNGYEVVNLGIKQPITSILDAAEENKADAIGMSGLLVKSTVIMKENLEEMNSRGVSARWPVLLGGAALTRSYVENDLTEMYLGDVRYARDAFEGLRLMDAIMAAKRGESPVLDEEEQAKRAERKARRERSLRIAEARRAKQEAAEEEPPPARSDVAADVALPTPPFWGSRVIKGVPLAEYSAMLDERATFMGQWGLKGARGGSGPTYDELVESEGRPRLRYWLDKLTADGVLAHAAVVYGYFPCVADGDDLVVLADAKPDAPERTRFTFPRQRRDRRLCLADFYRPRELALAAGEVDVVPFTLVTMGQPIADYANELFAANAYRDYLEVHGLGVQLTEALAEYWHRRIREELHFASGAAVAEEDPEEIERYFKLEYRGARFSLGYGACPELEDRSKIVELLGAERIGVKLSEEYQLHPEQSTDAIVCHHPEAKYFNT; encoded by the coding sequence ATGGCCGAACGACTCTCTTCGCCCTTGCTGGACGCCCTCGCCGAACGGGTTGTGGTGGCCGACGGTGCGATGGGCACCGCGCTTCAGGCCCACGACCTGTCCCTCGACGACTTCGACGGTCTCGAAGGCTGCAACGAGATCCTCAACGTCACCCGCCCCGACGTGGTGCGCGAGATCCACCGCGGCTACCTGGAGGCGGGTGCGGACGCGGTCGAGACCAACACCTTCGGCTGCAACTTCGCCAACCTCGCCGAGTACGACATCGAGGACCGCATCTTCGAGCTGTCCGAGATCGGCGCCCGCCTCGCGCGGGAAACCGCCGACGAGTTCGCCACCCCGGACCAGCCGCGGTTCGTGCTCGGCTCGGTCGGTCCCGGCACCAAGCTGCCCACACTGGGACACGCCCCCTACGCCCGCCTGCGCGACGCCTACGTGCAGGAAGTGCGCGGGCTGCTGGCCGGCGGCGCCGACGCGGTGCTGGTCGAGACCACCCAGGACATCCTCCAGACCAAGGCCTCGATCGTGGCCGCGCACCGCGCGATGGCCGCCGAGGGCAGGCGGGTGCCGATCATCGCCTCGATCACCGTCGAGACCACCGGCACCATGCTGCTCGGCACCGAGGTGGGCGCCGCGCTGCAGGCGCTCGAACCGCTCGGCATCGACCTGATCGGGCTGAACTGCGCCACCGGCCCGGCCGAGATGAGCGAGCACCTGCGCCAGCTGTCCAAGCACGCGAAGGTGCCGCTGACCGTGATGCCGAACGCCGGGCTGCCCGAGCTGGGCCCGAACGGCGCGGTCTACCCGCTCGGCCCGGAGGGGCTCGCCGAGGCGCTGGCCGGGTTCGTCCGGGAGTTCGGCGTCGGCCTGGTCGGCGGCTGCTGCGGCACCACCGACGAGCACATCCGCCAGCTGGTCGCCGCGGTCCGCGAGACCGAGCGCGCCCAGCGCCGCCCGCGCCCCGAGCCCGGCGTGTCCTCGCTGTACCAGGCGGTGCCGTTCGAGCAGGACGCCAGCGTGCTGATGATCGGCGAGCGGACCAACGCCAACGGCTCGAAGGCCTTCCGCGAGGCGATGCTGGAGGGCCGCTGGGAGGACTGCGTCGCGATCGCCCGCGACCAGACCCGCGACGGCGCGCACATGCTCGACGTCTGCGTGGACTACGTGGGCCGCGACGGCGCGGCGGACATGGCCGAGATCGCCTCCCGCTTCGCCACCGCCTCCACCCTGCCGATCATGCTCGACTCCACCGAGATCGACGTGATCCGGACCGGCCTGGAGCACCTCGGCGGGCGCTGCGCGGTCAACTCGGTCAACTACGAGGACGGCGACGGCCCGGAGTCCCGCTTCACCAAGGTGATGGAGCTGGTCGCCGAGTTCGGCGCGGCGGTGGTCGCGCTGACCATCGACGAGGAGGGCCAGGCCCGCACGGCCGAGCACAAGGTGGCCATCGCCGACCGGCTGATCACCGACATCACCACCAACTACGGGCTGGCCGAGTCCGACATCATCATCGACACGCTGACCTTCACCATCGCCACCGGGCAGGAGGAGTCGCGCCGGGACGCCATCGAGACCATCGAGGCCATCCGCGAGCTCAAGCGCCGCCACCCCGAGGTACAGACCACGCTGGGCCTGTCGAACATCTCCTTCGGCCTGAACGCGGCCGCGCGGCAGGTGCTGAACTCGGTGTTCCTGCACGAGTGCGTGCAGGCCGGGCTGGGCACCGCGATCGTGCACGCCTCGAAGATCCTGCCGATGTCGAAGATCCCGGACGAGCAGCGCAAGGTCGCGCTCGACCTGGTCTACGACCGCCGCGCCGACGGCTACGACCCGCTGCAGGCGTTCATGGCGCTGTTCGAGGGCGTCACGGCGTCCTCGTCGAAGGAGTCGCGCGCGCAGGAGCTGGCCAAGCTGCCGCTGTTCGACCGGCTGGAGCGGCGGATCGTCGACGGCGAGCGCAACGGCCTCGACGAGGACCTCGCGGAGGCGCTGCAAACACGCCCGGCGCTGGAGATCATCAACAACACGCTGCTGTCCGGCATGAAGACCGTCGGCGAGCTGTTCGGCTCCGGCCAGATGCAGCTGCCGTTCGTGCTGCAGTCCGCCGAGGTGATGAAGGCGGCGGTGGCCTACCTCGAACCACACATGGAGAAGGACGACTCCGGCGGCAAGGGCCGGATCGTGCTGGCCACGGTCAAGGGCGACGTGCACGACATCGGCAAGAACCTGGTCGACATCATCCTGTCGAACAACGGCTACGAGGTGGTGAACCTGGGCATCAAGCAGCCCATCACCTCGATCCTGGACGCCGCCGAGGAGAACAAGGCCGACGCCATCGGCATGTCCGGCCTGCTGGTCAAGTCCACGGTGATCATGAAGGAGAACCTGGAGGAGATGAACTCCCGCGGGGTCTCCGCCCGCTGGCCGGTGCTGCTCGGCGGCGCCGCGCTGACCAGGTCCTACGTGGAGAACGACCTCACCGAGATGTACCTCGGGGACGTCCGCTACGCCAGGGACGCCTTCGAGGGCCTGCGGCTGATGGACGCGATCATGGCCGCCAAGCGCGGCGAGTCGCCGGTGCTCGACGAGGAGGAGCAGGCCAAGCGCGCCGAGCGCAAGGCGCGGCGCGAACGGTCCCTGCGCATCGCCGAGGCCCGCCGCGCCAAGCAGGAGGCGGCCGAGGAGGAGCCGCCGCCCGCGCGCTCGGACGTGGCCGCCGACGTGGCGCTGCCGACCCCGCCGTTCTGGGGCAGCCGGGTGATCAAGGGCGTGCCGCTGGCCGAGTACTCGGCGATGCTGGACGAGCGCGCCACCTTCATGGGGCAGTGGGGGCTCAAGGGCGCCCGCGGCGGCAGCGGCCCGACCTACGACGAGCTGGTGGAGTCCGAGGGCAGGCCGCGCCTGCGGTACTGGCTGGACAAGCTGACCGCGGACGGCGTGCTGGCGCACGCGGCGGTGGTCTACGGCTACTTTCCGTGCGTGGCCGACGGCGACGACCTGGTGGTGCTCGCCGACGCGAAGCCGGACGCGCCCGAGCGCACCCGGTTCACCTTCCCGCGCCAGCGCCGTGACCGGCGGCTGTGCCTGGCCGACTTCTACCGCCCGCGGGAGCTGGCGCTCGCCGCCGGTGAGGTCGACGTGGTGCCGTTCACCCTGGTCACCATGGGCCAGCCGATCGCCGACTACGCCAACGAGCTGTTCGCGGCGAACGCCTACCGCGACTACCTCGAGGTCCACGGCCTCGGCGTGCAGCTGACCGAGGCGCTGGCCGAGTACTGGCACCGGCGGATCCGCGAGGAGCTGCACTTCGCCAGCGGGGCCGCGGTGGCCGAGGAGGACCCCGAGGAGATCGAGCGGTACTTCAAGCTCGAGTACCGTGGGGCGCGGTTCTCCCTCGGTTACGGCGCCTGCCCCGAGCTGGAGGACCGGTCGAAGATCGTGGAGCTGCTCGGCGCGGAGCGCATCGGGGTCAAGCTGTCCGAGGAGTACCAGTTGCACCCGGAGCAGTCCACCGACGCGATCGTCTGCCACCACCCGGAAGCAAAGTACTTCAACACCTAG
- a CDS encoding HAD family phosphatase — translation MTHASTVDGAVAGTGIAAVLWDMDGTLVDTEKLWDVALYEVAQWLGGTLTEAQRLTLVGSNMETTTGFLLGALGKPDTPELRAEIARWIRTRTAELFGDALPWRPGAHEALTAVRAAGIPSALVTSTERELTELALNTIGREFFDVTVCGDEVGGRNKPDPEPYLLAARLLEVDPARCVAVEDSPPGTESAVAAGCTVLVVPNDVEVAPGPRRVFKDSLVGVEPAALVALLAP, via the coding sequence GTGACTCACGCGTCCACAGTGGACGGTGCGGTGGCCGGAACCGGGATCGCCGCGGTGCTCTGGGACATGGACGGCACCCTGGTCGACACCGAGAAGCTGTGGGACGTCGCGCTGTACGAGGTGGCCCAGTGGCTCGGCGGCACCCTGACCGAGGCGCAGCGGCTGACCCTGGTGGGGTCCAACATGGAGACCACCACCGGGTTCCTGCTGGGCGCACTGGGCAAACCGGACACCCCGGAGCTGCGCGCGGAGATCGCGCGGTGGATCCGCACCCGCACCGCCGAGCTGTTCGGCGACGCGCTGCCGTGGCGGCCGGGGGCGCACGAGGCGCTGACCGCGGTGCGCGCGGCCGGCATCCCGTCGGCGCTGGTCACCTCCACCGAGCGGGAGCTGACCGAACTCGCGCTGAACACCATCGGCCGCGAGTTCTTCGACGTCACCGTGTGCGGGGACGAGGTCGGCGGCCGCAACAAACCGGACCCGGAGCCGTACCTGCTGGCCGCGCGACTGCTCGAAGTGGACCCCGCGCGCTGCGTGGCCGTGGAGGACTCGCCGCCGGGCACCGAATCCGCGGTGGCCGCCGGCTGCACGGTGCTGGTGGTGCCGAACGACGTCGAGGTCGCCCCGGGACCGCGCCGGGTGTTCAAGGACTCGCTGGTCGGCGTGGAGCCCGCCGCGCTGGTGGCGCTGCTGGCGCCTTGA